One region of Plasmodium gaboni strain SY75 chromosome 6, whole genome shotgun sequence genomic DNA includes:
- a CDS encoding putative myosin E (part of same gene as PGSY75_0613900A~gap found within coding sequence): protein EHVEETKKRDEEIYNDKMSDIEKNNSTNNIGIQLHVSEDSCMHNESSNNLTKCDEEDSLDENTKDCYDDYLDENYIDFNFSCMKATTINKLGNMNELSCYKNDGSDIIQTLFDYYDCSYDKAYENCFFENRWDDIVEEEDSVFLNIYNNKEMSNLRNSENKDILLDHLNDIYICKYNEKQHIMRIIKRMKHAMENVHGNKWNILFSFSDCCVRSFVHDKDNINIEKNVDLLKEKILFYDEEYCIYNNNSNNSNNNNSNNNNKNELCEYKYNHLVEYVALPRNKAVHEICISNNLNKKFIKENYKIMCFQPTKISHKDFLKSKLFYKSINYTNLQTRNITHVTIDFSYMDDKMKNNFKQHVINEFVNNPNITKEDLSNSLFHLATYFYHEKNKEPGTWCVFISEEKGFAGAVNIVKNKYLRMTAQNKNKKYNILVFKTPAL, encoded by the coding sequence GAACATGTAGAGGAAACAAAAAAGAGAgatgaagaaatatataatgataaaatgagtgatattgaaaaaaataattcaacTAATAATATTGGTATACAATTACATGTTAGTGAAGATAGTTGCATGCATAATGAATCTTCAAACAACTTGACAAAATGTGATGAAGAGGATTCCCTTGATGAGAATACAAAGGATTGTTATGATGATTATTTGGATGAGAATTATATAGATTTTAACTTTAGTTGTATGAAGGCTACAactataaataaattagGAAATATGAATGAGTTATcatgttataaaaatgatggAAGTGATATTATACAAACATTGTTTGATTATTATGACTGTTCATATGACAAGGCATATGaaaattgtttttttgaaaatagATGGGATGATATTGTTGAAGAAGAAGATTctgtttttttaaatatatataataataaagagATGAGTAACTTAAGAAATTcagaaaataaagatatattattagatcatttaaatgatatatatatatgtaaatataatgagAAACAGCATATAATGAGgattattaaaagaatgAAACATGCAATGGAAAATGTACATGGAAATAAATGGAATATACTTTTTAGTTTTTCAGATTGTTGTGTAAGATCGTTTGTACAtgataaagataatataaatattgaaaagaatgttgatttattaaaagaaaaaatattattttatgaCGAAGaatattgtatatataacaataatagtaataatagtaataataataatagtaataataataataaaaatgaattgtgtgaatataaatataatcatCTTGTAGAATATGTAGCATTACCAAGAAATAAAGCCGTACATGAAATATGtatatcaaataatttaaataaaaagtttattaaagaaaattataaaattatgtGTTTTCAGCCAACAAAAATATCCCACAAGGATTTCTTAAAATccaaattattttataaatctATAAACTATACAAATTTGCAAACAAGAAATATAACACATGTAACTATTGATTTCTCTTATATGGATGataaaatgaaaaacaATTTTAAACAACATGTTATAAATGAATTTGTTAATAATCCAAACATAACTAAAGAAGATTTATCAAATAGTTTATTTCATTTGGcaacatatttttatcatgaaaaaaataaagaacCAGGAACATGGTGTGTGTTCATATCTGAGGAAAAGGGTTTTGCTGGTGCAGTTAATatagtaaaaaataaatatttacGAATGACAGctcaaaataaaaataaaaaatataacatacTTGTTTTTAAAACTCCAGCATTGTAA
- a CDS encoding putative myosin E (part of same gene as PGSY75_0613900B~gap found within coding sequence), producing MINPEEQQFKEGDLVWCNKIPSTCEEEDVLYILCRVLEKKSDDHIVLAKYDNETNGSTFVCESKHLYNANNNNPFSLDEDDMIKLKHFNEATVLYHLHGRYEKNIFFTKMGPLLIYVNPVEKENNYENNPCNKINNNNVISNEVIEKYKYRHSSEDLKLNEYDVGMTALKYINVLKKNQSIIITGESGSGKSKIFNSLLNFFSNERITQTVSCPTPQKKKLEIKNDDNINILEILKHGNIIMEALGNAKTSKNNNCNRYAKYCMLQMNKNKIKHIYMKNFLFDKERLINRRSDENNFHIFYYILNGSPENFKKKYFLKNLEDYNILKNDCIRDNSNDEENFVQLLTSLHVIFDDDIKQIDFFFSILSAILLLGNIQMIKSPKKSLFRQHFICEFPSNYKQLQEQLEFIDESQIMSMSKRSSSSSSYEGSSNLSNMDSSECLDKNTYIFLVASKLLGIDAEMFLKYFTSGYLLNEIIFMKGQNEMKVQKKIERFMKACYEELLNWVIHKITTKYNDKLINNTNEIIQNNGIYENDKSEKNDNYINILDIIYFENLKENSLEQFLINTTNEFILKVYTDFYYKKREEMYKQEGLELSCDSIYIDNEQLYKVLISKEGSLFSLLENICTKKSFDKSNLCSTIVNRFIKNPYIKANSLEVNKAFIIVHSCSQISYKTEYFIEKNVDILTRGFIEMIKKSDNKYMQQFCSSYNYDTSGKIMEENKRFTVHTNFKLFKKEYDPNKQMAVTLLRNNLLEIANYIEKSFCHFIMCINTCRKKNNTEVVHHFDKKLVLSQVTNFHMMIEADQFKDEYFPHMFSFLEFVQIFKCLKNYKNINHKSDDIHHTYENVNNMESMCHTTNPFDNVESDDNKMLCEEILAYMKIGEKDWAIGKNMIFLNEKSMNVLVDSVYYMWLECLENEKRKELCDLKEMLDENDEDVENEEDVKNDENIKNDENIKNDENIKNEEDVEEEKYEKRELEYINMDDTNVEVQIKNDHSFLNCDNKIVDTTNEMDVEISIGSYNKNVDNNIVDNEYDMNDNVHRKSSTNMSYDDYENMEEELLKVNLKEGNNGSLSDMEEEMNRISKETDRKESKMKRKSSLLRLSKSLRSSFQKIKKSKLNEKDVKVDLDDKKDVKVDLDDKTEIKVDLDDDKKEVKVDLDDGEVDDNVEEKKDDKDDGYGVMNFFNNIHFYKKGLKDLNNAIKHFNPINGKIKKDKIFNMGIQNFYNKKKNFFSNSKRGSEDSKKGEENKDVEETKDVEETKDVEETKNVEETKNVEDNKNVEDNKDMEETKNVEDNKNVEETKNVEENKNVEETKNVEDNKNVEETKNVEETKNVEETKNVEE from the coding sequence atgaTAAACCCTGAAGAACAACAGTTCAAGGAAGGGGATTTGGTGTGGTGCAATAAAATTCCGTCCACATGCGAAGAGGAAgatgttttatatattttatgtcGTGTATTAGAAAAGAAAAGTGACGATCACATAGTATTAGCAAAATATGACAATGAGACAAATGGTTCTACATTTGTGTGTGAATCCAAACATTTATACAATgctaataataataatccATTTTCATTAGATGAAGATGATATGattaaattaaaacattttaatGAGGCTACAGTATTATATCATTTGCATGGGagatatgaaaaaaatattttttttacaaagATGGGGCcattattaatttatgTGAATCCTGtggaaaaagaaaataattatgaaaataatccatgtaataaaataaataataataatgttataAGTAATGAAGTAATTGAAAAGTATAAATATAGGCATTCTAGTGAAGATTTAAAATTGAATGAATATGATGTTGGTATGACTgctttaaaatatataaatgtattaaaaaagaatcAATCAATTATTATAACAGGAGAATCAGGATCTGGTAAGagtaaaatatttaatagtttattaaatttttttagTAATGAAAGGATAACACAAACAGTGTCTTGCCCCACCccccaaaaaaaaaaattagaaataaagaatgatgataatattaatatattagaaatattaaaacatGGTAATATAATTATGGAAGCACTTGGAAATGCAAAAACTagtaaaaataacaatTGTAATAGATATGCTAAATATTGTATGTTacaaatgaataaaaacaaaattaaacatatatatatgaaaaattttttatttgataaaGAACGTTTAATAAATAGAAGAAgtgatgaaaataattttcatatattttattatattttaaatggATCACCAGAAaattttaagaaaaaatattttttaaaaaatttagaagattataatatattaaaaaatgattgTATTCGTGATAATTCCaatgatgaagaaaattTCGTGCAATTATTAACATCATTACATGTTATATttgatgatgatataaaacaaatagattttttcttttcaattttatcagctatattattattaggAAATATTCAAATGATAAAAAGCCCCAAAAAATCTTTATTCAGACAACATTTTATTTGTGAATTTCCATCAAATTATAAACAATTACAAGAACAACTTGAATTTATAGATGAGTCCCAAATAATGAGTATGTCAAAAAGATCTTCATCTAGTTCATCCTATGAAGGATCATCTAATTTATCAAATATGGATTCATCTGAATGTCTAGACAAAAAcacttatatttttttagtAGCTAGTAAACTCTTAGGTATCGACGCTGAaatgtttttaaaatattttacttcgggttatttattaaatgaaatcatttttatgaagggtcaaaatgaaatgaaggtgcaaaaaaaaatcgAGCGCTTTATGAAAGCATGTTAtgaagaattattaaaCTGGGTCATACATAAGATTActacaaaatataatgataaattaataaataatacaaacgagataatacaaaataaCGGAATCtatgaaaatgataagagtgaaaaaaatgataattacataaatattttggatatcatttattttgagaatttaaaagaaaattcTTTGGAacaatttttaataaatacaacaaatgaatttatattaaagGTATATACagatttttattataaaaaaagagaagAGATGTATAAACAAGAAGGGTTGGAATTATCATGTGATTCGATTTATATAGATAATGaacaattatataaagtATTAATATCTAAAGAAGGatctttattttctttattagaaaatatatgtacaaAAAAATCTTTTGATAAAAGTAATTTATGTTCAACTATTGTAAATagatttataaaaaatcCATATATTAAGGCGAATTCATTGGAAGTAAATAAAGCGTTTATTATAGTTCATTCTTGTAGTCAGATATCTTATAAAACCGAATattttatagaaaaaaatgtagaCATATTAACACGTGGATTTATTGAAATGATCAAAAAATCAgacaataaatatatgcaACAATTTTGTAGTtcttataattatgatacAAGTGGGAAAATAATggaagaaaataaaagattTACTGTTCATAcaaattttaaattatttaaaaaagagTATGATCCAAATAAACAAATGGCTGTAACATTATtaagaaataatttattagaaatagcaaattatatagaaaaaagtttttgtcattttattatgtgTATAAATACATGCAGGAAAAAAAACAACACTGAAGTGGTTCATCATTTCGATAAAAAACTTGTGTTGAGTCAAGTTACAAATTTTCATATGATGATAGAAGCAGATCAGTTTAAGGATGAATATTTTCCTCACatgttttcttttttggAATTTGTGCAGATTTTTAAATGTTTAAAGAATTACaagaatataaatcataAGTCTGATGATATTCATCATACATATGAGAATGTGAATAACATGGAGAGTATGTGTCATACAACTAATCCTTTTGATAATGTCGAATcagatgataataaaatgcTATGTGAAGAAATATTGGCATATATGAAAATAGGAGAAAAGGATTGGGCAATaggaaaaaatatgattTTTCTTAATGAAAAAAGTATGAATGTATTAGTCGATTCGGTGTATTACATGTGGTTAGAATGTttagaaaatgaaaagagAAAAGAATTATGTGATTTGAAAGAAATGTTGgatgaaaatgatgaagatgttgaaaatgaagaagatgttaaaaatgatgaaaatattaaaaatgatgaaaatattaaaaatgatgaaaatattaaaaatgaagaagatgTTGAAGAGGAGAAATATGAGAAGAGGGAGTtggaatatataaatatggaTGATACAAATGTGGAGgtacaaataaaaaatgatcattcatttttaaattgtGATAACAAAATTGTTGATACGACTAATGAGATGGATGTAGAAATAAGCATCGGAagttataataaaaatgttgaCAATAATATTGTGGATAATGAATATGATATGAATGATAATGTTCATAGAAAAAGTAGTACAAATATGTCATATGATgattatgaaaatatggAAGAAGAATTGTTAAAAGTGAATTTAAAAGAAGGAAACAATGGTTCTCTCTCAGATATGGAAGAAGAAATGAACAGGATATCAAAGGAGACAGATAGAAAGGAAAGTAAAATGAAAAGGAAGAGCAGCTTACTTAGATTATCAAAAAGTTTGAGAAGTTCTTTCcagaaaataaaaaagagCAAATTGAATGAGAAGGATGTAAAAGTAGATCTTGATGATAAGAAAGATGTAAAAGTAGATCTTGATGATAAGACAGAGATCAAAGTAGATCTTGATGATGATAAGAAAGAGGTAAAAGTAGATCTTGATGATGGTGAGGTAGATGACAATGTTGAAGAAAAGAAAGATGATAAGGATGATGGTTATGGAGTTATGAATTTTTTCAACAacattcatttttataaaaaagggTTGAAAGACTTAAATAATGCtataaaacattttaatCCAATAAATGGAAAAATCAAAAAGGATAAGATTTTTAACATGGGGATTCagaatttttataacaaaaaGAAGAATTTTTTCTCAAACTCTAAAAGGGGAAGCGAGGATAGTAAAAAGGgagaagaaaataaagatgTAGAAGAAACTAAAGATGTGGAAGAAACTAAAGATGTGGAAGAAACTAAAAATGTGGAAGAAACTAAAAATGTggaagataataaaaatgtggaagataataaagatatgGAAGAAACTAAAAATGTggaagataataaaaatgtgGAAGAAACTAAAAATGTggaagaaaataaaaatgtgGAAGAAACTAAAAATGTggaagataataaaaatgtgGAAGAAACTAAAAATGTGGAAGAAACTAAAAATGTGGAAGAAACTAAAAATGTGGAAGAA